The Niabella beijingensis genomic interval ATCCAGTGTCTGGTCCTGGTTGCGCTCCTGATCGTAATAACCGTATTTCCATAAAATACCAACGCCGATCATATGCTGTCTTAGTTCATATGCACTGCGGAGATGTGACCCGGACAGGAAGCCCAGGCCGCCACTGTAAATTTTCAGCGGCTGGTGAATCGCATACTCCATCGAAAAATACGCCACGCGTTTTCCATAATTCTTATCAACCTCATAAGGAACCTTAAAATTTTCAAAACTCATATCTCACTTTATTTAACGGTTAGCAAAATAAGGGATTTATGACAAGAAATCACCAGAAAATACCATTGGGTTGGTAAATGTGTGGATAAAACACATTAATAGCAGCAGCCAATATTACAAGCGCCGGGATATCCGGCGGAAATGGGACCACTGTTATGTTTTGGCATGGTTCAGCTGCATGTATTTTTTTGGAGAGGTCTTTGTCAGTTTTTTAAAGATCCTGCAAAAATAATAGGGATCGTCATATCCAACCATTGCTGCGATTTCCTTTACCTTCATTCTTGAAGACACGAGCAGGGTACAGGCATGATGCACTTTAAGCTGGATAAAATATTCCAGCGGAGCCTTTCCCGTTTCCCCTTTAAAAAGACTGGAAAAATAAGAAGCAGACAGATTGCATCTTGCCGCAAAGGTTTCAATGGATATTTTCTCGCCGATATGTTCTTTCATATAAGCGATCGTATCCGCAATCATCTTGCCGGAGTTCATGGCGGGCTCCTGCAGGTACATCTCCTTGAACAGGAACGACGCGATAAATGCATGCAGGCACAATATCGCATTGATCACATTCTCCCGGGAATGTGCCTGTTCAAGACTCTGATACATTGTCGTCCATAATTTCAGTGCAAATGAATTGTAATGTATCGACCCCGGGCCCCGTTGCAATGTTATTTTCATTGTTTTATTAAACATGTCAATGGTAGTACCCGTAAAGTGCACCCAGTGGATGGTCCAGGGATCATCATTATCGGCCCCGTATCGCATGTACCTGTCCGTAGCCGGTAAAATAACATACTGGTTGGCCGACACCTCATACCGCGTTTTTCCGATCACGTACCAGCCCCTTCCCTCGGTACAATACAACAGGATATTGTCGGCACAGCCGTTCCGCCGCTCCCGGTAGTGAAACAGTGCTTTGGGAAAATAGCCGATCTGGGTGATATACATATGTTCCAGCAAGGGGTCCGTATGGATGATCTTATTGATCACCCGGTTTGGCAAAACGATCATCTGCTGACCCGTAAAGCCGTCTCTCCGGTTAAAATTGGTCATAGCATTCGATAAGATAGTCCAGTAAAAAGATTAAATAGTCCATCAAAATAGTAAAAAATAACCGGTTTATCCGATTTAACATTTTTTAAATAAAAAAAATTGTCAGATCTCAGGATGGATTTATAAAATCGAATTGTCCAGTTTTTTAATTTAAAAAGCTATTGAATTTGGGTTTTGTCCATTATAAATTTGATTTAATTAAATCGATGTCTACTGTTATGATTGCTGTCCGACAATTGATTCCAACGGAATCCTTATTGCAACGCCATCTCCTCATGGAACTGCACCCCTGTAGCACCATCCGCCACAGGCGCGGCAGCGGTTACCGATAGAATGGCATATAAATTATAACGCACCGGCCGGAGCCCCGGAGGCGCGGCATTTCTTAGGACATCTGAGCATTCAGATGCCAGTGACCTTTTATTGTTTAAACCATAATACGGCCCATGAAATCCTTGTTTATGTACTATCCAAACCAGAAAACCTTGCAATTACTATGCATCCTGTTTCTGTTCCTTTTTTGTATCCCCTCTCTGAGCGCGCAGAATGCGGGCAAAATAGCCGTGGTAGGCACGGTTGTGGATTCTGCCGGGGCCCCGTTGCCCAATGTGAGCGTCACCGTACAGGGAAATGAAAAAACCGGCACCGCCAGCGATAATAACGGACGGTTCGTACTGGATGTTGCGGCAGGCAGCACGGTGATTTTTACCGCGGTATCTTATGAAGATTATACCTATAAAGTACCCGCCGTTGCTGACCCTAACCTGAAAGTCATCATGATACAAAAGATCGTTGCCGCGAATGACGAAGTTATTATTACCGCGCTGGGGCGAAAGCAGATAAAAGAATCGATTGTCGGATCGGTCTCAACAATCAAACCGGATAATCTGCGGATCCCTTCCAGCAACCTTACCAATGCGATCGTTGGGCAGGTAGCCGGGGTGATCGGTTTTCAGAACAGCGGGCAACCGGGGTTGGACAATTCCAATTTCTTCATTCGCGGGGTCACCACTTTCGGTTACCGGGCCGATCCGCTGATATTGATTGACAATATTGAGGTCAGCAGTGATGATCTGGCGCGGCTGCAGGTAAACGACCTGGAGGCTTTTACAATTTTAAAAGATGCCAGTGCCACCTCCATGTATGGGGCGAGAGGTGCCAACGGGGTAATACTGGTGACGACAAAATCAGGCAAAACAGGAAAAGCAAAACTCAATCTACTGATTGAAAATACAATATCCCAGCCTACGAACCGGCTTCAGCTGGCGGACCCAATCACGTACATGAAAATGTACAATGAGGCTACAGTAACCCGTGACCCAACGCTGGCCCCTCCTTTTTCTGCAGATAAAATATACTATACGGACCTCACAATGAAGAATGATCCGAATGGCAATAAATACATTTATCCCGCGGTGGACTGGATGGACCTCCTTTTCAAAAAAAGAACCTTTACACAGCGGGCCAATCTGAATATCAGCGGGGGTAACGAATTTGCACATTATTTTATCTCGGGCTCCTATAGCAATGATAACGGCATTTTAAAAAATGACGCGGCCAACAGTTTTAAAAACAATTTAAAATTCACAACCTATCAGTTACGCTCCAATATCGATTTCAATATCACAAAAACCACCTTGCTGTCGGTACAGCTATGGGGCATCTTCAATGAATACAGCGGGCCTATTACAAACAATGCCAGCTTTTCAACGGACCTGTTCAATATGGCCACGCATACCAGTCCCGTGCTGTTCCCCGCTTATTATGCGCCGGATTCTGCCAACCGCTTAACACAACATATTTTATTTGGTAATGCTTACGGATCTACTCCCAATTCAGTGGGTTATGCCAACCCCTACGCACAGATGCTCCGGGGGTATAAACGATTTTCCAATTCGAGGATGCTGAGTACCGTAAAACTGAACCAGAAACTCGATTTTATTACACCAGGACTTGTCTTTGACGGATTCGTGAATGTGAACCGCTACTCATATTTCGATAATACGATGGCATATAATCCTTTTTATTATACCATCCCACTTGGAGGATACGACATCGGTAGCAATTCGTACCGGCTGCAATGGATCAATAACCTGCCCAGCGGAAATATATTCGTGGGTGGCATTAATTCGGCTGGTAACAGCGGTGCCGCGACCGAATACCTGGTATACAACCCGGGCGATAAGAATGCAACGGCGTATATTCATTTTCAGGGCAGGCTGGATTATACAAAAAGTATCGGCGACCACGATATAGGCGCTACATTAAACGTGATCAGAATGCAGCGGCTGGAAGCCAACGGAACGGATCCCAGAACCGGAGCCCCCTCCCTGCCTTATGCACTTCCTTACAGGAACCTGAATTATGCAGCTGAACTGGCATACGCTTATAAAAGCAAATACTTTCTCCGTCTTAACGGCGCCTATAACGGCACAGAGCGTTTTGATGAAAAGAACCGGTTCGGATTCTTCCCAACCGCCGGCGTATCCTGGATCATTTCAAAAGAAAATTTCTGGAAAGAGGGCATCTCCAATATTATATCTTCCCTCAAACTGAGGTCAAGCCTGGGTTACAGCGGTAATGACCAGATCGGCGATCAGCGGTTCTTTTATTTGTCGGATGTGGAACTCGCCGGAGGCAACCCTGCTACTTTTGGCATCGACAACGGGTACAGCCGGCCGGGGGTGACCATACGGAATTACGAGAACAAAGACGTCACCTGGGAAAAAGGATTACGGTTCAACGGGGCAGTAGAATTGTCGCTGTTCAGAAGTGTTGATATCATCGCGGAATACTGGAATGAAAAAAGAACCAATATCTTACAATCACGTAGTATCCCCACCAGCGCCGGACTGGAAGCTGGGGTGTTTACCAATGTGGGGGTGGTAAAAGCAAACGGATGGGATCTCACACTTAACTACAACAAGATATTCTCCGATAAATTGTCGGTGGCCTTCATGTCTAATTTCACCTACTCCCAGGCCATATATGAGAATTATGAAGAACCGGCCTATCTTGATGAGCCCTGGCGCCGCAGAACCGGGACCATCGTAGGTCAGCCTTTTGGTTATATTGCCGAGCGCCTTTTTGTAGACGACAAAGAAGCCGCCTCCTCTCCCACCCAAAATTTTGGCACCCAGCCACCCAGGGGCGGAGATATAAAGTACCGCGATATTAACGGGGATGGCCAGATCACCGTTGCAGATATGGTTCCCATCGGTCTGCCGGGCACACCACAGATCTCTTATGGTTTTGGTCCCAGCATCCGGTATGGAGTTTTTGACCTCGGATTCCGCTTCCAGGGCAATGCCCGTACTTCATTCCTCATCAATCCCAGGGACATCAGCCCCTTCGTAATACCCGAAGCAAACAGGAATATACCAGGTCAGGCACAGGTAATGCAGGCTGTGGCCGACAATTACTGGTCGGAAGGAAATCAGAACCTGTATGCCTTCTATCCGCGATTGGGAACAGATGCCAATATCATAGCAAACAACCTGCAGCCCAGCACCTGGTGGCTACGTAATGGCGACTTTTTAAGATTAAAGCTGATCGAGCTCGGCTATAGCATGCCCAACAATTTGGCACACAGCCTGGGAATAAAGGCCTGCCGGATATATGCCAACGGTGCTGACCTGTTTTTATTTTCCAATTTTAAACTATGGGATGTAGAACAAAAGAATGGCGACGGAACCGCCAATGGCTTTATTTATCCGCTTCAAAAGAAATTCAATCTTGGCATCAACATCACCTTTTAAATGAGTAAACTTATGCGTCTCACAACCTGTATTGCTTCGGTTTTTTTGTATGCATTTATTTCATTCACTGCTTTTTCCTGTAAAAAATACCTCGACGTGACTCCGGAAAATGTGGGCACTCTTGATTATGCGTTCCGGAACAGGAATGAGGCGGAGAACTATCTTTTTGCCTGTTACAGTACCCTGCAGAGCTTTGCGGATGTAACAAGAGATCCTTCATTCGTTACATCGGGAGAAACCATATATCCCACCGTTATCGGCGAAGGTCCCAAATTGTACGATCAGGGCTTTCACATGATAAGAGGCACACAGAACATATCCAGCCCCGTACTCAATTACTGGGATGGGACCAACGGTGCTCCTTCTGTTTTTAAAGCCATCCGGCGTTGCAATATCATGTTGGCCAATATTAATAAACCGATAGACCTGGATGAATTTGAAAAAGCCCGCTGGATCTCCGAATTAAAATTCCTGAAGGCATATTATCACTACTACCTGGTAAAAATGTATGGTCCGGTGCCGATTTATGACAAGGACGATGATATCACCACACCCATAGAACAATTACGCGTAAAAAGACAGCATGTGGATTCGGTATTTGATTATACCGTGCGTTTAATTGACGAAGCGATCCCCAACCTTCCCGTAGTAATTACCGATATCAACAGGGAACAGGGAAGGATCACCCAGGTAATTGCACTGGCGGTAAAAGCCGAGATCCGCACCACACAGGCGAGTCCTTTATACAACGGTAATTCCGATTATGCGGGTTATAAAAATGTAGATGGTCAGCCCCTGTTCTCCGCCAGCTTTGATCCTGCAAAATGGGCCGTTGCCGCCACTGCCTGTAAAGCCGCCATTGACGCAGCCAAGAGCCGGAACCAGGGTTTGTATAAATTTGTAAGACCCGCCAACCTCCCGGCGGACCTCCCGGCCGTCTTGCTCCAGGAACTGACGTTGCAGAATGCCGTAACGGAACGCTGGAACCTGAACCCGGAAGTGATCTGGGCGCTCAACCCCTATTTTCCCCAGCAGTCCAATGCCTGTCCGCGTCTTACCGCCGACTTCAGTCTGGGCGCCGCTCCCGGAACACTGGCCGTTCCGTTTGGTGTCACAGACCTGTTTTATACTAAAAATGGCGTGCCGATTACAGAAGATAAGAACTGGGATTTCGCCGGGCGTTTTTCGTTCCGTACCGGAGATGCTGATAATAAATATTTGATTGCACAGAGTTATCAGACCATAAAAAACAATTTTGATCGTGAGCTCCGGTATTACGCAAATATCGGTTTTG includes:
- a CDS encoding SusC/RagA family TonB-linked outer membrane protein — its product is MYYPNQKTLQLLCILFLFLFCIPSLSAQNAGKIAVVGTVVDSAGAPLPNVSVTVQGNEKTGTASDNNGRFVLDVAAGSTVIFTAVSYEDYTYKVPAVADPNLKVIMIQKIVAANDEVIITALGRKQIKESIVGSVSTIKPDNLRIPSSNLTNAIVGQVAGVIGFQNSGQPGLDNSNFFIRGVTTFGYRADPLILIDNIEVSSDDLARLQVNDLEAFTILKDASATSMYGARGANGVILVTTKSGKTGKAKLNLLIENTISQPTNRLQLADPITYMKMYNEATVTRDPTLAPPFSADKIYYTDLTMKNDPNGNKYIYPAVDWMDLLFKKRTFTQRANLNISGGNEFAHYFISGSYSNDNGILKNDAANSFKNNLKFTTYQLRSNIDFNITKTTLLSVQLWGIFNEYSGPITNNASFSTDLFNMATHTSPVLFPAYYAPDSANRLTQHILFGNAYGSTPNSVGYANPYAQMLRGYKRFSNSRMLSTVKLNQKLDFITPGLVFDGFVNVNRYSYFDNTMAYNPFYYTIPLGGYDIGSNSYRLQWINNLPSGNIFVGGINSAGNSGAATEYLVYNPGDKNATAYIHFQGRLDYTKSIGDHDIGATLNVIRMQRLEANGTDPRTGAPSLPYALPYRNLNYAAELAYAYKSKYFLRLNGAYNGTERFDEKNRFGFFPTAGVSWIISKENFWKEGISNIISSLKLRSSLGYSGNDQIGDQRFFYLSDVELAGGNPATFGIDNGYSRPGVTIRNYENKDVTWEKGLRFNGAVELSLFRSVDIIAEYWNEKRTNILQSRSIPTSAGLEAGVFTNVGVVKANGWDLTLNYNKIFSDKLSVAFMSNFTYSQAIYENYEEPAYLDEPWRRRTGTIVGQPFGYIAERLFVDDKEAASSPTQNFGTQPPRGGDIKYRDINGDGQITVADMVPIGLPGTPQISYGFGPSIRYGVFDLGFRFQGNARTSFLINPRDISPFVIPEANRNIPGQAQVMQAVADNYWSEGNQNLYAFYPRLGTDANIIANNLQPSTWWLRNGDFLRLKLIELGYSMPNNLAHSLGIKACRIYANGADLFLFSNFKLWDVEQKNGDGTANGFIYPLQKKFNLGINITF
- a CDS encoding RagB/SusD family nutrient uptake outer membrane protein, with translation MRLTTCIASVFLYAFISFTAFSCKKYLDVTPENVGTLDYAFRNRNEAENYLFACYSTLQSFADVTRDPSFVTSGETIYPTVIGEGPKLYDQGFHMIRGTQNISSPVLNYWDGTNGAPSVFKAIRRCNIMLANINKPIDLDEFEKARWISELKFLKAYYHYYLVKMYGPVPIYDKDDDITTPIEQLRVKRQHVDSVFDYTVRLIDEAIPNLPVVITDINREQGRITQVIALAVKAEIRTTQASPLYNGNSDYAGYKNVDGQPLFSASFDPAKWAVAATACKAAIDAAKSRNQGLYKFVRPANLPADLPAVLLQELTLQNAVTERWNLNPEVIWALNPYFPQQSNACPRLTADFSLGAAPGTLAVPFGVTDLFYTKNGVPITEDKNWDFAGRFSFRTGDADNKYLIAQSYQTIKNNFDRELRYYANIGFDGAVWYGNGVTDPNAALSVQARSGPAAPKDNSRLNITGIWPKKLVNYLSVYDKNGFAQTAFRLPRIRMADLYLLYAECLNERSGPSDEAYAYVDSVRIRAGLKGVVASWAAHSFNAAKPATKDGLREIIHRERRIELCFEAKAGWDLRRWKEWTTVMAQPMQGWSIFQKNAPDFYVPVTQFIPSVTTKDYFWPLSDQAQQFNENLVQSPYWN
- a CDS encoding AraC family transcriptional regulator; its protein translation is MTNFNRRDGFTGQQMIVLPNRVINKIIHTDPLLEHMYITQIGYFPKALFHYRERRNGCADNILLYCTEGRGWYVIGKTRYEVSANQYVILPATDRYMRYGADNDDPWTIHWVHFTGTTIDMFNKTMKITLQRGPGSIHYNSFALKLWTTMYQSLEQAHSRENVINAILCLHAFIASFLFKEMYLQEPAMNSGKMIADTIAYMKEHIGEKISIETFAARCNLSASYFSSLFKGETGKAPLEYFIQLKVHHACTLLVSSRMKVKEIAAMVGYDDPYYFCRIFKKLTKTSPKKYMQLNHAKT